The Candidatus Parvarchaeota archaeon genome includes a window with the following:
- a CDS encoding ATP-binding protein — protein sequence METEVPIGIVVSSPQGPNTGYYQFLVKGTARKGQFAGADCEGGKLIGMVVEIHCANKYFEKAEGVSDFSHSALITDSLPVGEWEYRIATVRVLGLLKQGKIHRPETPLSPGCQVFCPKKEELATFLGLEDAGLVLGQVANSGLEARVGADRLLSKHLSILAMSGAGKSHLASVLIEELLSRKAEHGRLAVVVFDIHGEYATFSSGDFARQARIVRGSEIKIPLGFVSAGMIQSWYPGITQVAMHTLEAALYETKKAKEGVEQLIGRVERSGARDNIKSSLLPWLYKLRRLELIGAQGQPSIKSIARPGRLCVFDLSGIDSQKKRQIIVQYFATRLFKKIRCGQVAPTVMMLEEAHNFAPEKARKGSAVAKQIVEKIAREGRKFGFSLCLISQRPVHLSVTALSQCNSSIILRIVNPNDLKNIETSCEGIDEHMLRAITTLRTGDSILLGEAVNYPVFLKVRQRKTMVGRGGGVLTHLARKFEAQALKDRKSVEAYI from the coding sequence ATGGAAACTGAAGTGCCGATAGGGATTGTAGTTTCAAGCCCGCAGGGGCCAAACACCGGGTATTACCAGTTTCTTGTCAAGGGGACTGCAAGAAAAGGCCAGTTTGCAGGTGCGGATTGCGAAGGTGGCAAGCTAATCGGCATGGTTGTTGAAATCCATTGCGCAAACAAGTATTTTGAGAAGGCGGAGGGAGTAAGCGACTTTTCGCACTCTGCACTCATAACCGACTCCCTTCCTGTTGGGGAGTGGGAGTACAGGATTGCAACTGTCAGGGTGCTTGGGCTACTAAAGCAGGGGAAAATACATAGGCCTGAAACGCCGCTTTCCCCGGGCTGCCAGGTTTTTTGCCCGAAAAAAGAAGAGCTTGCAACTTTTTTGGGTCTTGAAGACGCGGGCCTTGTTCTGGGTCAGGTTGCAAATTCAGGCCTTGAGGCAAGGGTTGGGGCTGACAGGCTTCTTTCAAAGCACCTCTCGATACTTGCAATGTCTGGGGCCGGAAAATCGCATTTGGCATCTGTTCTTATAGAGGAGCTGCTTTCAAGAAAAGCCGAACACGGGAGGCTTGCCGTGGTTGTTTTTGACATACACGGGGAGTATGCAACTTTTTCAAGCGGCGATTTTGCAAGGCAGGCAAGGATTGTCCGTGGCAGCGAGATAAAAATCCCGCTTGGATTTGTTAGCGCCGGGATGATTCAAAGCTGGTACCCTGGCATTACGCAGGTTGCAATGCACACGCTTGAAGCCGCGCTTTATGAGACAAAAAAGGCAAAAGAAGGAGTGGAGCAGCTGATTGGAAGAGTGGAGAGGAGCGGGGCAAGGGATAACATAAAGTCCAGCCTGCTTCCCTGGCTTTACAAGTTAAGAAGGCTGGAATTGATAGGCGCCCAAGGCCAGCCCTCGATAAAGTCCATTGCAAGGCCCGGAAGGCTTTGCGTGTTTGACTTGTCTGGAATAGACTCGCAGAAAAAACGCCAGATAATAGTCCAATATTTTGCAACGCGGCTTTTCAAAAAAATCCGCTGCGGCCAGGTGGCGCCAACAGTAATGATGCTTGAAGAGGCGCACAACTTTGCGCCCGAGAAGGCAAGGAAGGGAAGCGCGGTTGCAAAGCAGATAGTTGAGAAGATAGCCAGGGAGGGCAGGAAGTTCGGCTTTTCACTTTGCCTGATTTCACAGCGGCCAGTCCACCTGTCGGTGACTGCCCTTTCGCAATGCAACTCTAGCATCATTCTGAGGATTGTCAACCCAAACGACTTGAAGAACATAGAAACTTCGTGCGAGGGCATTGACGAGCACATGCTTCGCGCAATAACAACACTGCGAACAGGGGATAGCATACTGTTGGGCGAGGCTGTCAACTACCCTGTTTTCCTCAAGGTAAGGCAGCGCAAGACAATGGTCGGCAGGGGAGGAGGGGTGCTGACGCACCTTGCAAGAAAATTTGAGGCCCAGGCTTTGAAGGACAGGAAA